The Methylobacterium currus genome contains a region encoding:
- a CDS encoding trna delta -isopentenylpyrophosphate transferase, whose amino-acid sequence MSAESDKQIAEILANYGEPLAGNIWRVQGTAVIYHKALERIAAQAQIAFGPPQILRAERDEAVILVTGEVQLANDGGVRREWSIGEALIGVNYRVSGKQAAYVFAMAEKRAKDRVILKLIGLHGLLYSEDEADEFKPTPDTRQQTRQDAGKPAPEAGKPREHDPANDDSPQAVEARLRERIDAADSINAVTDLMLAPETQADLAYLAPGLRDEVREHAKARLVALGWPARTPKSRGGRS is encoded by the coding sequence ATGAGCGCCGAGTCCGACAAGCAAATCGCCGAGATCCTGGCAAACTACGGCGAGCCCTTGGCCGGCAATATCTGGCGCGTGCAGGGCACCGCGGTGATCTACCACAAAGCCTTGGAGCGGATCGCCGCTCAGGCACAGATCGCCTTCGGGCCGCCCCAGATCCTGCGCGCCGAGCGGGACGAGGCCGTGATCCTTGTCACTGGTGAAGTGCAGCTGGCGAACGACGGCGGCGTGCGTCGTGAGTGGTCGATCGGCGAGGCTCTGATCGGCGTGAACTACCGCGTCTCGGGCAAGCAGGCGGCCTACGTCTTCGCCATGGCGGAGAAGCGGGCCAAGGACCGGGTTATCCTCAAGCTGATCGGCCTGCACGGGCTGCTCTATTCCGAGGACGAGGCCGACGAGTTCAAGCCGACACCCGATACTAGGCAGCAGACGCGCCAGGACGCCGGGAAGCCAGCGCCAGAGGCCGGCAAGCCCCGCGAGCACGATCCGGCGAACGATGATAGCCCGCAGGCTGTCGAGGCCCGCCTGCGCGAGCGGATCGATGCCGCCGACAGCATAAACGCCGTCACCGACCTGATGCTCGCTCCTGAGACGCAGGCGGATCTCGCCTACCTCGCCCCAGGACTGCGCGACGAGGTGCGCGAGCACGCCAAGGCCCGGCTCGTGGCCCTCGGCTGGCCGGCGCGGACCCCGAAGAGCAGGGGCGGCCGGTCATGA
- a CDS encoding helix-turn-helix domain-containing protein: protein MQRVDCKRREMWMDRGSATPAKWGMADTTQNPTSKEAIGARLKLVREALELSQAEICRRAGIATNTWNNYEKGKNRISLDEALKVANATGIPLDYIYRGIDAFLPVHVGDGIRRLRSTQETKRETA, encoded by the coding sequence ATGCAGCGTGTAGATTGCAAGCGCCGCGAGATGTGGATGGATCGCGGGTCGGCCACCCCGGCAAAATGGGGCATGGCCGACACGACGCAGAACCCCACAAGCAAGGAAGCGATCGGAGCGAGGCTGAAGCTCGTTCGCGAAGCGTTAGAACTCAGCCAAGCGGAAATCTGCCGCCGGGCTGGCATCGCCACGAACACGTGGAACAATTATGAAAAGGGCAAAAACCGGATAAGCCTGGACGAGGCTCTTAAAGTAGCGAACGCGACAGGTATTCCTCTAGATTATATATACCGCGGGATTGATGCTTTCCTGCCGGTTCATGTTGGAGATGGCATTCGTCGCTTACGATCGACGCAGGAAACCAAGCGCGAAACCGCTTAG
- a CDS encoding LexA family protein: protein MTQRIGLTLKQRELLTFIERYIAASDGVPPSYDEMRTGVGLQSKSGIGRLLNALVERGHLHRLSRRSRAIVLAATPAALELPASIQARIRNLADRAGTTPHAFLSAVLDAHGDRP from the coding sequence ATGACACAGCGCATCGGCCTCACGCTGAAGCAGCGCGAGCTGCTGACTTTCATCGAGCGGTACATCGCCGCCAGCGACGGCGTGCCGCCGAGCTACGACGAGATGCGCACGGGGGTCGGGCTGCAAAGCAAGTCCGGCATCGGCCGACTGCTGAATGCCCTGGTCGAGCGCGGTCATCTTCACCGTCTCTCGCGTCGGTCCCGCGCGATCGTGCTGGCCGCGACGCCGGCGGCGCTCGAGCTGCCTGCCTCGATCCAGGCGCGCATCCGCAACCTGGCCGACCGCGCCGGCACCACTCCCCACGCCTTCCTGAGCGCCGTGCTCGATGCCCATGGAGATCGCCCGTGA
- a CDS encoding DEAD/DEAH box helicase, with product MTALAVAEARRDAGMQVAADAEAAEQPGFSALAYATILRLAREQATVHIDDVLAACPARPRHHNAWGSVWMQAIREGVIERTGDTRHSADPRKNKHLYPVYRSLVQGQPAPAETVSAPAPAAFSAPAVARIVRAASLSDITSYRDLISRKRVAAEPQGFADVGSRDILPGLFPHQEHCLEFALRAGRAAEFLDTGLGKTALALAWGDAVARRTNRPVLMLAPLAVAAQHHAEAQRIGVEARLSRFGAAPEQACIAITNYERLERFNPDDFAGVILDESSILKSFTGSTKRKLVETFARTPYRLCCTATPAPNDHTELGQHSEFLGVMRPPEMLSRWFIADQANAGRYRLKKPAVRSFWDWVASWARCVSRPSDLGFSDDGFVMPELVVRRHIVQADRSVDAGEEKGGQGRLFRIPSASATSIHQEKRLTKDERAARVAELVRAEPDEAWICWVETDYDADALKALLPEATEVRGSMSIDQKEERLAAFSSGAVRILITKPSIAGFGLNWQHCARMAFMGLSFSYEAFYQAVRRCWRFRQLREVIAHVVCADTEASIWDVVNRKAGDHSAMKLAMSAAMARAAQSHRVLETYDPQQGARLPAWMVP from the coding sequence GTGACCGCGCTCGCCGTCGCTGAAGCCCGGCGCGACGCCGGCATGCAGGTCGCCGCGGATGCGGAGGCCGCCGAGCAACCAGGCTTCAGCGCCCTAGCCTACGCGACGATCCTGCGCCTTGCCCGGGAGCAAGCTACGGTCCACATCGACGACGTCCTCGCCGCTTGCCCGGCCCGCCCGCGCCACCACAATGCTTGGGGCTCCGTGTGGATGCAGGCGATCCGCGAGGGCGTCATCGAGCGCACCGGCGACACCCGGCACTCGGCCGACCCGCGGAAGAACAAGCACCTCTACCCGGTCTATCGCAGCCTCGTGCAGGGGCAGCCGGCGCCTGCCGAGACCGTGAGCGCGCCCGCGCCGGCCGCGTTCTCCGCTCCGGCAGTGGCGCGCATCGTTCGCGCCGCGTCGCTGAGCGACATCACCTCCTACCGCGATCTCATCTCTCGCAAGCGCGTCGCCGCCGAGCCGCAGGGCTTCGCCGACGTCGGCAGCCGGGACATCCTGCCGGGCTTGTTCCCCCATCAGGAGCACTGCCTGGAGTTCGCGCTGCGCGCCGGCCGCGCCGCCGAGTTCCTGGATACCGGGCTCGGCAAGACGGCGCTGGCACTCGCTTGGGGTGATGCTGTCGCGCGCCGGACGAATCGCCCGGTGCTGATGCTGGCACCCCTCGCCGTCGCGGCGCAGCACCACGCCGAGGCCCAGCGCATCGGCGTCGAGGCCCGGCTATCGCGCTTCGGGGCCGCGCCGGAGCAGGCCTGCATCGCCATCACCAACTACGAGCGGCTGGAGCGCTTCAACCCGGACGACTTCGCGGGGGTGATCCTCGACGAGAGCTCGATCTTGAAGAGCTTCACCGGCTCCACCAAGCGCAAGCTGGTCGAGACCTTCGCCCGCACGCCGTACCGGCTCTGCTGCACGGCGACGCCGGCGCCGAACGATCACACCGAGCTGGGTCAGCACAGCGAGTTCCTGGGCGTGATGCGCCCGCCGGAGATGCTGTCGCGGTGGTTCATCGCCGACCAGGCGAACGCCGGCCGGTACCGCCTGAAGAAGCCGGCCGTGCGCTCGTTCTGGGACTGGGTCGCCTCCTGGGCCCGGTGCGTGTCGCGGCCGTCGGATCTCGGCTTCAGCGACGACGGCTTCGTGATGCCCGAACTCGTCGTGCGCCGGCACATCGTTCAGGCCGACCGCTCGGTTGATGCGGGCGAGGAGAAGGGCGGCCAGGGCAGGCTGTTCCGGATCCCGAGCGCGTCGGCGACCTCGATCCACCAGGAGAAGCGACTCACCAAGGACGAGCGCGCCGCCCGGGTCGCCGAGCTGGTTCGCGCCGAGCCGGATGAGGCGTGGATCTGCTGGGTCGAGACCGACTACGACGCCGACGCCCTCAAGGCCCTGTTGCCCGAGGCGACCGAAGTGCGGGGGTCGATGTCGATCGACCAGAAGGAGGAGCGGCTGGCCGCCTTTTCTTCCGGCGCGGTCCGCATCCTCATTACCAAGCCCAGCATCGCCGGCTTCGGCCTCAACTGGCAGCACTGCGCCCGCATGGCGTTCATGGGCCTCTCGTTCTCCTACGAGGCCTTCTACCAGGCCGTCCGCCGGTGCTGGCGCTTCCGCCAGCTGCGCGAGGTCATCGCCCACGTCGTCTGCGCCGACACCGAGGCGTCGATCTGGGACGTCGTGAACCGCAAGGCCGGCGACCACTCGGCGATGAAGCTCGCGATGTCGGCCGCCATGGCGCGCGCCGCCCAGTCTCACCGTGTCCTCGAGACCTATGACCCGCAACAGGGAGCGCGGTTGCCCGCGTGGATGGTGCCATGA
- a CDS encoding DNA-methyltransferase, producing the protein MNVFDSKISQRFAVYNADTVEFTAEMPDDSIDFSVYSPPFSSLYIYSESERDMGNVGSDEEFQAHYRHLVRELFRVTKPGRLTAIHVKDLVFYSNASEKGDRGIRDFVGDCIRTHTAEGWTYHRRITIDRCPVREMQKTKSDRLLYKNFRTDAARTGGGLPEYIVVFRKWADGMDAVPPVLHDPETHPLESWQDLAQPVWMSSGIWYDTDETDVLNVRVARDAEAEKHLCPMPLDLTERLVRQYTNPDETVYSPFMGIGSEGYQALLQGRRFLGTELKASYYAQAVKYLGEAERQGARADLFATAAE; encoded by the coding sequence ATGAACGTCTTCGACTCGAAAATCAGCCAGCGCTTCGCTGTTTACAATGCGGACACGGTAGAATTCACGGCTGAGATGCCCGACGACAGCATCGACTTTTCGGTCTACTCGCCTCCATTTTCCTCGCTATATATTTATTCAGAGAGCGAGCGCGACATGGGCAATGTCGGCTCAGACGAGGAATTCCAGGCCCACTACCGGCACCTCGTGCGCGAGCTGTTCCGGGTCACCAAGCCCGGCCGGCTGACGGCGATCCACGTCAAGGATCTCGTCTTCTACTCGAACGCCTCCGAGAAGGGTGACCGCGGCATCCGCGACTTTGTCGGCGACTGCATCCGGACCCACACCGCCGAGGGCTGGACCTATCACCGCCGCATCACGATCGACCGCTGCCCGGTCCGCGAGATGCAGAAGACGAAGAGCGACCGGCTCCTCTACAAGAACTTCCGCACCGACGCGGCGCGCACGGGCGGGGGCTTGCCCGAGTACATCGTCGTGTTCCGGAAGTGGGCTGACGGCATGGATGCCGTGCCGCCGGTCCTGCACGACCCGGAGACGCACCCGCTGGAGTCCTGGCAGGACCTCGCCCAGCCGGTCTGGATGTCCTCGGGCATCTGGTACGACACCGATGAGACGGACGTGCTCAACGTTCGCGTCGCCCGGGACGCCGAGGCCGAGAAGCACCTGTGCCCGATGCCGCTTGATCTCACCGAGCGCCTGGTGCGCCAGTATACGAACCCCGACGAGACGGTCTACTCGCCGTTCATGGGCATCGGCTCGGAGGGCTACCAGGCTCTACTCCAGGGCCGCCGCTTCCTCGGCACCGAGCTGAAGGCCAGCTACTACGCCCAGGCCGTGAAGTATCTCGGCGAAGCTGAGCGCCAGGGTGCGCGGGCCGATCTCTTCGCCACAGCGGCGGAGTAG
- a CDS encoding MucR family transcriptional regulator, with protein MSDHDHVTRTAALVSAYVAHNSVPVSDLPGLIVSTHAALAKLGAPAAPEPVKLEPPVPIRKTVTPDHIVSLEDGRPYKTLKRHLAGRGLTPEQYRAKWGLPVDYPMVAANYAAQRSELAKSSGLGQSRKRHLAAVA; from the coding sequence ATGTCCGATCACGACCACGTCACCCGCACCGCCGCCCTCGTCTCGGCCTACGTCGCCCACAACTCGGTCCCGGTGAGCGACCTGCCCGGGCTGATCGTCTCGACCCACGCGGCCCTGGCGAAGCTCGGCGCCCCGGCCGCGCCGGAGCCGGTCAAGCTCGAGCCGCCGGTACCGATCCGCAAGACGGTGACGCCGGACCACATCGTCAGCCTCGAGGACGGCCGGCCCTACAAGACCCTGAAGCGGCACCTGGCCGGGCGCGGGCTGACCCCGGAGCAGTACCGGGCGAAGTGGGGCTTGCCGGTCGACTACCCCATGGTGGCGGCGAACTACGCGGCGCAGCGGAGCGAGCTCGCGAAGTCGAGTGGGCTGGGGCAGAGCCGGAAGCGGCATCTGGCGGCGGTGGCGTGA
- a CDS encoding KOW motif-containing protein has protein sequence MTKKQRNRRKARRQQSVKHAQTAARHDREKAIKRRLRARERVILPAGREWLAVEAYPLSGNRCAKALTAAGLPVFEAREKVREQRDGGPPRVAMVPVMRRVIFVGLRGWSDMRLIEECRHVWQVFGVIGDGLGWIHREQFRQALLDADICGDRAVPFIAAGPMQHFADHVCKYMRYDPDTDTSHVVSGDELLELLYGVGDRVRVTSGPFASFPGVVESHDRKTDLYTVGVSIFGRVTQVACEERHLEAA, from the coding sequence GTGACGAAGAAGCAGCGCAACCGCCGCAAGGCCCGCCGCCAGCAATCGGTGAAGCACGCCCAGACCGCGGCTCGCCACGATCGCGAGAAGGCCATCAAGCGCCGCCTGCGGGCCCGTGAGCGGGTGATCCTCCCCGCCGGCCGGGAATGGCTCGCCGTCGAGGCCTACCCGCTCAGCGGTAATCGCTGCGCCAAAGCGCTCACCGCCGCAGGCCTCCCGGTATTCGAGGCTCGGGAGAAGGTTCGCGAGCAACGCGACGGCGGACCACCGCGGGTCGCCATGGTGCCGGTGATGCGTCGGGTAATCTTCGTCGGCCTGCGGGGTTGGTCCGACATGCGGCTGATCGAGGAATGCCGGCACGTCTGGCAGGTGTTCGGCGTCATCGGCGACGGCCTCGGCTGGATCCATCGTGAGCAGTTCCGGCAAGCGCTTCTTGATGCCGACATCTGCGGCGACCGGGCGGTGCCCTTCATCGCCGCCGGCCCGATGCAGCATTTTGCGGACCACGTGTGCAAATACATGCGCTACGATCCCGACACCGACACCTCGCACGTCGTCAGCGGCGATGAGTTGCTGGAGCTGCTCTACGGCGTGGGCGATCGCGTGCGGGTCACTTCAGGCCCGTTCGCGTCGTTCCCCGGTGTCGTTGAATCGCATGACCGCAAGACCGATCTCTACACGGTCGGCGTCAGCATCTTCGGGCGTGTCACGCAAGTAGCCTGTGAAGAGCGGCACCTCGAGGCAGCGTAA
- a CDS encoding terminase small subunit, which yields MPILSNSKHELFAQEVAQGRSASEAFVRAGYSAHDGNAARLRGNEKVRARIDEILAEGAERAGVTVERVVRELAKIAFSDIRKAMKWGETVMVPCSPEVADHFIRADGKGIEEDFEAEVEEELEPQPRGGALKRRRVGAEGVIAVRAHTPMALIPSDQIDDDTAGAVAEVKQTREGMAFKMHDKLAALDKLGRHLGMFKDKVEHSGPGGGPIQTITKTMSPKEAADAYAGTINGDD from the coding sequence ATGCCGATCCTTTCCAACTCAAAGCATGAGCTGTTCGCTCAGGAAGTCGCTCAGGGCCGCTCAGCGAGTGAGGCGTTCGTCCGCGCCGGCTACTCGGCGCATGATGGCAACGCTGCGCGTCTGAGAGGCAATGAGAAGGTTCGAGCCCGGATTGATGAGATCCTGGCCGAGGGCGCCGAGCGTGCGGGCGTGACCGTCGAGCGCGTTGTCCGCGAGCTCGCCAAGATCGCCTTCAGCGACATCCGCAAGGCGATGAAGTGGGGTGAGACGGTCATGGTGCCGTGCTCGCCCGAGGTCGCGGACCACTTCATCCGGGCTGACGGAAAAGGGATCGAGGAGGACTTCGAGGCCGAGGTCGAGGAGGAGTTGGAGCCTCAGCCTCGTGGCGGAGCGCTGAAGCGACGGCGGGTTGGCGCGGAGGGCGTCATTGCTGTCCGCGCCCACACGCCGATGGCCTTGATCCCGTCGGATCAGATCGACGACGACACGGCGGGCGCTGTCGCCGAGGTCAAGCAGACCCGAGAGGGCATGGCCTTCAAGATGCACGACAAGCTCGCCGCCCTGGATAAGCTCGGTCGGCACCTCGGGATGTTCAAGGACAAGGTCGAGCACTCCGGCCCCGGCGGCGGCCCGATCCAGACCATCACGAAAACCATGTCGCCCAAGGAAGCGGCCGACGCTTATGCCGGCACCATCAACGGCGACGACTGA